The following proteins come from a genomic window of Polyangiaceae bacterium:
- a CDS encoding four helix bundle protein gives MTQFDSTRSGLPHHRLREAHGVAVDLLDAVRAANIRDRKLRDEALRAAKSTCLNVAEGARRFTRADKARAYTVARGEMVEAVAAVEIAARVGEARAEGVAPVVKLGNLLYAMLTKLIV, from the coding sequence ATGACCCAATTCGATTCAACCCGCTCAGGACTTCCGCATCATCGACTCAGGGAAGCGCACGGCGTGGCGGTGGACCTGCTGGACGCCGTGCGCGCGGCAAACATCCGCGACCGAAAGCTGAGAGATGAAGCGCTGCGGGCAGCGAAGTCCACGTGCCTGAACGTGGCCGAAGGCGCCAGGCGCTTCACGCGGGCAGACAAGGCGCGGGCGTACACCGTTGCCCGAGGCGAGATGGTGGAAGCGGTCGCCGCGGTGGAGATTGCGGCGCGCGTCGGGGAAGCGCGGGCCGAGGGCGTGGCGCCCGTCGTGAAGCTGGGCAATCTGCTGTACGCCATGCTCACCAAGCTCATCGTGTGA
- a CDS encoding D-glycerate dehydrogenase — MSRVVVTSPLPGDAIALLERDHAVRVLEPGAPLAPALADADALLCMLTDPITDAILAAGPSLRIVANCAVGFDNVDVAAATARGIWVVNTPNVLTEASADFAWALMLAAARRIVEGDTVVRSGRFQGFRLGLLLGAPVAGQTLGIVGLGRIGQAVARRARGFDMRVLYAQRHRADAARENELRARHVPLAELLSESDFVSLHVPLTGATRHLIDAAALARMKPSAILVNTARGPVVDEAALASALESGHLAAAALDVFEREPDIDDRLRRLDRVLLTPHAASATEPTRAAMARALAEDILRVLSGQLPNNPLNQI; from the coding sequence GTGAGCCGCGTCGTCGTCACGAGCCCCCTTCCGGGCGACGCCATCGCGCTGCTCGAGCGCGATCACGCCGTGCGGGTGCTCGAGCCCGGCGCTCCGCTCGCTCCCGCCCTGGCCGACGCCGACGCGCTCCTGTGCATGCTCACGGATCCCATCACGGACGCGATCCTCGCCGCCGGCCCTTCCCTCCGCATCGTCGCCAACTGCGCCGTCGGCTTCGACAACGTGGACGTCGCCGCCGCCACCGCGCGGGGCATTTGGGTGGTGAACACGCCCAACGTGCTCACCGAAGCCAGCGCGGACTTCGCTTGGGCCCTGATGCTCGCGGCCGCGCGCCGCATCGTGGAAGGCGACACCGTCGTGCGCAGCGGTCGGTTCCAGGGCTTTCGTCTGGGCCTGCTCCTCGGCGCGCCCGTCGCCGGCCAGACCTTGGGCATCGTCGGCCTCGGACGCATTGGCCAGGCCGTGGCTCGCCGCGCTCGCGGCTTCGACATGCGCGTGCTCTACGCTCAGCGCCACCGCGCCGACGCCGCTCGCGAGAACGAGCTCCGCGCGCGTCACGTTCCTCTCGCCGAGCTGCTCTCGGAAAGCGACTTCGTCTCGCTCCACGTTCCGCTCACCGGCGCCACGCGGCATCTCATCGACGCCGCCGCCCTCGCGCGCATGAAGCCGAGCGCGATCCTGGTGAACACCGCTCGCGGCCCCGTGGTCGACGAAGCCGCTCTCGCCAGCGCCCTCGAGAGCGGTCACCTCGCGGCCGCCGCCCTCGACGTCTTCGAGCGGGAGCCCGACATCGACGACCGCCTTCGCCGCCTCGATCGCGTGCTCCTCACCCCTCACGCCGCCAGCGCCACCGAACCCACCCGCGCCGCCATGGCCCGCGCCCTCGCCGAAGACATCCTCCGCGTCCTCTCCGGCCAACTCCCGAACAACCCCCTGAACCAGATCTAA
- a CDS encoding insulinase family protein, with translation MRAWVVALLVAGCTPAPPPRAAAPPPPTAKPPFVVPSAAPAPRDDTPPAGITPLTALPGVVLEDGVRRLPRSELPLAVTALVIHGGSGDDGADLGAAEVAAQLMALAVEKHFQARVSVDADAIVLEVAHHSADFAKVEQTLGAALKAPPLAALEQARKRALAAPRDLGREALARELFLLPTGRHPYGHPHAPRSAIEKITAQSVLAFLRRQKGVELVSVGDVTQPTGRYSATMPSAPPTPLPEPGLRIVVVQAAGTPRVQVGTLAPGDAAHDVALALASDRAPAGTRWFSEEHPTGPALMGLERDADDATAAVQSLLDALGGATQADSDAIDVTARRVADAPLVDLPSIAGAAAVLEHDAVLGLDADAFDARRRARRDVEPKAVLAAAKQLARKNALVVTVTGDANPESLTAIAPVWIVDPARDFVVERKLPFDPTRRKAP, from the coding sequence GTGAGAGCTTGGGTCGTCGCGCTGCTCGTGGCCGGCTGCACCCCGGCGCCTCCGCCGCGGGCCGCCGCCCCTCCGCCGCCGACCGCGAAGCCGCCCTTCGTGGTGCCCAGCGCGGCGCCCGCTCCGCGGGACGACACGCCCCCCGCCGGCATCACGCCGCTCACTGCGCTCCCCGGCGTGGTGCTCGAAGACGGCGTGCGCCGGCTGCCCCGCTCGGAGCTGCCCCTGGCGGTGACCGCCCTCGTGATCCACGGCGGCAGCGGGGACGACGGCGCGGATCTCGGTGCCGCGGAGGTCGCCGCACAGCTCATGGCCCTCGCCGTCGAGAAGCACTTCCAAGCGCGCGTGAGCGTAGACGCCGATGCCATCGTGCTCGAGGTGGCGCACCACTCGGCAGACTTCGCGAAGGTCGAGCAGACTCTCGGCGCTGCCCTCAAAGCGCCGCCGCTGGCCGCGCTGGAACAGGCGCGAAAGCGCGCCCTCGCCGCGCCGCGGGATCTCGGCCGCGAGGCCCTCGCCCGCGAGCTCTTCCTGCTGCCCACCGGGCGGCATCCCTACGGCCACCCGCATGCGCCGCGGAGCGCCATCGAGAAGATCACGGCCCAGAGCGTGCTCGCCTTCCTGCGCCGCCAGAAGGGCGTGGAGCTCGTGAGCGTGGGCGACGTGACGCAGCCGACCGGGCGTTACAGTGCGACGATGCCGTCCGCGCCGCCGACGCCATTGCCGGAGCCGGGGCTCCGTATCGTGGTGGTCCAAGCGGCCGGGACGCCCCGGGTGCAGGTGGGCACCTTGGCCCCGGGCGATGCGGCGCACGACGTGGCGCTCGCGCTCGCGAGCGATCGCGCCCCGGCCGGCACGCGCTGGTTCTCCGAGGAGCACCCGACGGGGCCCGCGTTGATGGGCCTCGAGCGCGACGCAGACGACGCGACGGCCGCGGTGCAGAGCTTGCTCGACGCGCTGGGCGGCGCGACGCAAGCGGACAGCGACGCCATCGACGTGACCGCGCGGCGAGTGGCCGACGCGCCGCTCGTGGACTTGCCGAGCATTGCCGGAGCCGCAGCCGTGCTCGAGCACGATGCCGTGCTCGGCCTCGATGCCGACGCCTTCGACGCGCGCCGGCGTGCGCGCCGCGACGTGGAGCCCAAGGCCGTCCTGGCCGCCGCGAAGCAGCTCGCGCGCAAGAACGCGCTGGTCGTCACCGTCACCGGCGACGCGAACCCCGAGTCGCTCACGGCCATCGCTCCGGTGTGGATCGTGGATCCCGCTCGAGACTTCGTGGTCGAGCGCAAGCTGCCCTTCGACCCGACGCGCAGGAAGGCTCCGTGA
- a CDS encoding gamma-glutamyltransferase, with protein sequence MHGVVAAGDPQTAAAGAELFAAGGNAMDAIVAAAFAAFVCELPLCSPLGGGVMVVQPETGAAHALDMFGRTPGLGGARPTVLDFDHVEVDFGATTQVFHVGRGSAAVPLALPGLLQAHQRWGSLPLSDVVAPAVVLGRDGYQLGAGVAFAFRLLSPIIERTAESRMLFSDGDRIASTGAQLDNRDLARSLSDICERPERVRDLMQAFAAECGPAAGGLVTERDVTEATVNDAVPLCVELGDWHLATMPGPSTGGVLVALGLRLLGGVGKLPFGSAEHVLALTDVQRTLLSVRDDSFDEECRDAAFVRELLSDAKVAELRTRAAALHPDSPLGSTTHLSALDEHGMAVSLTLTNGEGSGHVLSGTGMVINNLLGEEDIHPRGFHRDPPGKALSTMMAPTVLTRGEDRIVLGSGGSNRLRNAITQVVSALIEHGVTPEVAVTAPRLHVQGTTLTLETRGLAAEAEAALQSAFGGHVAAFAEPNMFFGGVHLALRRRGAFGGAGDARRGGSVRVV encoded by the coding sequence GTGCACGGTGTCGTCGCTGCCGGTGATCCACAAACCGCTGCCGCGGGAGCAGAGCTCTTCGCCGCCGGCGGCAACGCGATGGACGCCATCGTCGCGGCGGCCTTTGCTGCCTTCGTGTGCGAGCTGCCGCTGTGCAGCCCGCTCGGGGGAGGCGTCATGGTCGTGCAACCCGAAACCGGCGCGGCGCACGCTCTCGACATGTTCGGGCGTACGCCGGGCCTGGGCGGCGCGCGGCCCACGGTGCTCGACTTCGACCACGTGGAGGTCGACTTCGGCGCCACGACGCAGGTGTTTCACGTCGGGCGTGGCAGCGCCGCGGTGCCGCTGGCGCTCCCAGGCCTTTTGCAGGCGCATCAGCGCTGGGGCAGCCTGCCGCTCAGCGACGTGGTGGCTCCCGCCGTGGTCCTTGGCCGCGACGGCTACCAGCTCGGCGCCGGCGTGGCCTTCGCGTTCCGCCTGCTCTCGCCGATCATCGAGCGCACCGCCGAGAGCCGCATGCTGTTCTCCGATGGTGATCGCATCGCGAGCACGGGCGCGCAGCTCGACAATCGCGATCTCGCTCGGAGCCTCTCGGACATCTGCGAACGTCCGGAGCGCGTGCGCGATCTGATGCAAGCCTTCGCCGCGGAGTGCGGCCCCGCCGCGGGGGGCCTCGTCACCGAGCGCGACGTGACGGAAGCCACAGTCAACGACGCCGTGCCGCTCTGCGTGGAGCTCGGCGACTGGCACCTGGCCACGATGCCCGGACCTTCCACCGGCGGCGTGTTGGTGGCCCTCGGTCTGCGCCTGCTCGGCGGAGTGGGAAAGCTCCCGTTTGGATCCGCGGAGCACGTGCTCGCCCTGACCGACGTGCAGCGCACGCTGCTCTCGGTGCGGGACGACAGCTTCGACGAGGAATGCCGCGACGCCGCTTTCGTGCGCGAGCTGCTGTCCGACGCTAAGGTCGCCGAGCTTCGCACCCGCGCCGCCGCGCTCCACCCGGACAGCCCCCTGGGCTCCACCACGCATCTCTCGGCCTTGGATGAGCACGGCATGGCGGTGAGCCTCACCCTCACCAACGGGGAGGGCTCGGGTCACGTGCTGTCGGGCACCGGCATGGTCATCAACAACCTGCTCGGAGAAGAGGACATCCACCCCCGCGGCTTCCATCGCGACCCGCCGGGCAAGGCGCTGTCCACCATGATGGCGCCCACGGTGCTCACCCGCGGCGAGGACCGCATCGTGCTCGGTAGCGGGGGCTCCAATCGCCTGCGCAACGCCATCACCCAGGTCGTCTCCGCGCTCATCGAGCATGGCGTCACGCCGGAAGTCGCCGTCACCGCGCCTCGGCTACACGTTCAGGGCACCACCTTGACACTGGAGACGCGAGGCCTCGCCGCCGAGGCCGAAGCGGCGCTCCAGAGTGCCTTCGGCGGCCATGTCGCCGCCTTCGCCGAGCCCAACATGTTCTTTGGTGGCGTGCACTTGGCGCTCCGTCGGCGCGGCGCCTTCGGCGGGGCAGGAGACGCGCGTCGGGGCGGCTCCGTCCGGGTCGTCTGA
- a CDS encoding serine/threonine protein kinase, which produces MAAVWAARLKGSRGFSKTVAVKTMLPTISDDPHFEQMFLDEAQICSRIRHPNVVEILDLGEQDDLLYLVMEWVDGEPLSSIRRAAAKREGIPRPIAVKVVADAAAGLHAAHELKDEHGEVIGLVHRDISPQNVLITYDGVVKIVDFGVAKAAGRTAENTNAGQIKGKPPYMSPEQALGKDIDRRSDLFALGIILYQLTTGKHPFRGENDVITLQNIVSDRPIIPPRAYDKEYPKPLEAVVMRALERDPDKRFQTAAELEAALDRVFPPTVPRVRTEDVGKFVTAMLGERGEERRTALRDAIRQADERAASGETLSSPTASRAMGELGTTVGTAPPGSPAALALSSGIGHTPLSTSSGISIPRPPLPSAHEVTSSEPHSIPQTPFGTQTPTEPPPAPKSRGALWVVGGLFIAALFVGGALLVTRYTGSQASAQAPEHAPTLADTKKESSKPDSVDTDKPATDKPVDDSDAVDLTDLAVEKTATAAPQHAPVVKGPITAKTADKPKEPEKKPEAKKPEEKKPATKKPGGGFVPPPVTDPGF; this is translated from the coding sequence ATGGCCGCGGTGTGGGCCGCGCGCTTGAAGGGGTCCCGCGGGTTCAGCAAGACCGTGGCGGTCAAGACCATGCTGCCCACGATCTCGGACGACCCGCACTTCGAGCAGATGTTCTTGGACGAGGCGCAGATTTGTTCGCGCATTCGTCACCCGAACGTCGTCGAGATCTTGGATCTCGGTGAGCAGGACGACCTCCTCTATCTGGTCATGGAGTGGGTGGACGGCGAGCCCCTGTCCTCCATTCGCCGGGCCGCCGCCAAGCGCGAAGGCATCCCCCGGCCCATCGCCGTGAAGGTGGTGGCGGACGCCGCCGCCGGTCTCCACGCCGCCCACGAGCTCAAGGACGAGCACGGCGAGGTCATCGGCCTCGTTCATCGCGACATCTCCCCGCAGAACGTGCTCATCACCTACGACGGCGTCGTCAAGATCGTCGACTTCGGCGTGGCCAAGGCCGCGGGTCGTACGGCGGAGAACACCAACGCCGGGCAGATCAAGGGCAAGCCGCCTTACATGTCGCCGGAGCAGGCGCTGGGCAAGGACATCGATCGCCGCTCGGATCTGTTCGCTCTCGGCATCATCCTGTATCAGCTCACGACCGGTAAGCATCCGTTCCGTGGCGAGAACGACGTCATCACGCTGCAGAACATCGTCTCCGATCGTCCCATCATCCCTCCGCGGGCGTACGACAAGGAATACCCGAAGCCTCTCGAGGCCGTCGTCATGCGAGCGCTGGAGCGGGATCCGGACAAGCGCTTCCAAACGGCGGCGGAGCTCGAAGCCGCGCTCGATCGCGTGTTCCCCCCCACGGTACCCCGCGTGCGTACGGAGGACGTCGGCAAGTTCGTCACTGCCATGCTGGGGGAGCGGGGCGAAGAGCGTCGCACGGCGCTCCGGGACGCCATCCGGCAAGCGGACGAGCGCGCCGCCAGCGGCGAAACGCTGTCGTCTCCCACCGCCAGCCGCGCCATGGGAGAGCTCGGGACCACCGTCGGTACTGCGCCGCCCGGAAGCCCCGCTGCATTGGCGCTGTCTTCCGGCATCGGCCACACGCCGCTCAGCACCTCGAGCGGCATCTCCATCCCGCGCCCGCCGCTGCCTTCGGCTCACGAGGTCACGTCCAGCGAGCCCCACAGCATCCCGCAGACGCCCTTCGGCACGCAGACGCCCACGGAGCCGCCGCCCGCGCCCAAGAGCCGCGGTGCCCTGTGGGTCGTGGGTGGCCTGTTCATCGCCGCGCTGTTCGTGGGCGGCGCGCTGCTCGTCACCCGCTACACCGGATCGCAGGCGTCGGCCCAGGCTCCGGAGCACGCGCCCACGCTGGCCGACACCAAGAAGGAATCGTCGAAGCCGGACAGCGTCGACACGGACAAGCCCGCGACGGACAAGCCCGTGGACGACAGCGATGCAGTGGACCTCACGGATCTGGCCGTGGAGAAGACCGCAACGGCCGCGCCCCAGCACGCCCCCGTGGTGAAGGGGCCCATCACCGCCAAGACCGCGGACAAGCCCAAAGAGCCCGAGAAGAAGCCGGAAGCCAAGAAGCCGGAAGAGAAGAAGCCGGCCACCAAGAAGCCGGGTGGCGGTTTCGTGCCGCCGCCGGTCACCGACCCGGGCTTCTGA
- a CDS encoding polyamine aminopropyltransferase yields the protein MSSEAPSGWPAPAPERSVGRLRARILLGMVLVIATAGLVYELAMAAVASYVLGDSVTQFSLVIGVYLSALGLGAYLSRFLDRKLALRFVDVELATALLGGLSAPSLFIAFAHTGAFHLVLYATVVAVGVLVGLELPILMRILRTEYEFKDVIAKALTFDYAGALIGSVAFSLLLFPRLGLVQSSIVCGLLNALVGLVSTWVLADGDGKGMVGARVRAVIVCALLGLALFESGRMTRLSEQNLYGGRVLLAAQSRYQRIVLSGKGDGYQLFLNGNLQFSSIDEHRYHEALVHPVMAATQRHESVLIGGGGDGLAVREVLRWPGVKSVTLVDLDPRMTGLALHDPRVTASNHESLHDPRVHVENADAMVWFSHDTRRYDVVILDFPDPSNYALGKLYTAEFYRSARDRLADDGALVVQSTSPLFARRAYWCVATTLASVGLAVRPYRVFVPTFGEWGYLLAKHHDFPIPTALPPATLRYLTPPILASLFRIPDDMSRIPAQENHLDNQALVAYYLADWERWN from the coding sequence ATGAGCTCGGAAGCGCCTTCCGGCTGGCCCGCGCCCGCACCGGAGCGCTCCGTGGGCCGGCTCCGCGCCCGCATCCTGCTCGGCATGGTGCTGGTGATCGCGACCGCCGGCCTGGTGTACGAGCTAGCCATGGCGGCCGTCGCCAGCTACGTGCTGGGCGACTCCGTCACGCAGTTCTCCCTGGTCATCGGCGTCTACCTCTCGGCGCTGGGCCTCGGCGCTTATCTTTCGCGCTTCCTCGATCGCAAGCTCGCCCTTCGCTTCGTAGATGTGGAGCTCGCCACGGCGCTCTTGGGCGGCCTCAGCGCGCCCTCGCTGTTCATCGCCTTCGCCCACACCGGCGCCTTTCACTTGGTGCTGTACGCAACGGTAGTGGCCGTCGGCGTGCTCGTGGGGCTCGAGCTGCCGATCCTGATGCGCATCCTGCGCACGGAGTACGAGTTCAAGGACGTCATCGCCAAGGCCCTCACCTTCGACTACGCCGGCGCGCTGATAGGCTCGGTGGCGTTCTCGCTCTTGCTGTTCCCGCGCCTGGGCCTGGTGCAGAGCTCCATCGTGTGCGGCCTCTTGAACGCGCTCGTGGGGCTGGTGTCCACCTGGGTGCTGGCAGATGGCGACGGCAAGGGCATGGTGGGCGCCCGCGTGCGCGCCGTGATCGTGTGTGCGCTGCTCGGTCTGGCGCTGTTCGAAAGCGGCCGCATGACGCGCCTGAGCGAGCAGAACCTGTACGGCGGCCGCGTGCTGCTCGCCGCCCAGTCGCGCTATCAGCGCATCGTGCTGTCGGGCAAGGGCGACGGCTACCAGCTGTTTTTGAACGGCAACCTGCAGTTTTCATCCATCGACGAGCACCGCTACCACGAAGCGCTGGTGCACCCCGTGATGGCCGCCACCCAGCGCCACGAGAGCGTGCTCATCGGTGGCGGCGGCGATGGCCTGGCCGTGCGCGAGGTGCTGCGCTGGCCCGGGGTGAAGAGCGTCACGCTGGTGGATCTGGATCCCCGCATGACGGGCCTCGCCCTGCACGACCCGCGCGTGACCGCGTCCAACCACGAGTCGCTCCACGACCCCCGCGTGCACGTGGAGAACGCCGACGCCATGGTGTGGTTCTCCCACGACACGCGGCGCTACGACGTCGTCATCCTCGACTTCCCGGATCCCAGCAACTACGCCCTGGGCAAGCTGTACACCGCGGAGTTCTACCGCTCGGCGCGGGATCGCCTGGCCGACGACGGCGCGCTGGTGGTGCAGTCCACCTCGCCGCTGTTCGCGCGCCGCGCCTACTGGTGCGTCGCCACCACTCTCGCGAGCGTGGGCCTCGCGGTGCGTCCCTATCGCGTGTTCGTGCCCACCTTCGGCGAGTGGGGCTACCTGCTCGCCAAGCACCACGACTTTCCCATTCCCACGGCCTTGCCGCCCGCAACGCTCCGCTATCTCACGCCCCCCATCCTCGCGTCCCTGTTTCGCATTCCGGACGACATGAGCCGCATCCCCGCCCAGGAAAACCACCTCGATAACCAAGCCCTGGTCGCCTACTACCTGGCCGACTGGGAACGCTGGAACTGA
- a CDS encoding DUF350 domain-containing protein, which produces MDINWAPFFKALVASVVYSLIGIVMFAASFFIIKMVTPFSLRKEIEEDQNTALAIMIGSVILGLSIIIAAAIGG; this is translated from the coding sequence ATGGACATCAACTGGGCTCCATTCTTCAAGGCGCTGGTCGCATCCGTCGTCTACTCGCTGATCGGCATCGTGATGTTCGCGGCCAGCTTCTTCATCATCAAGATGGTGACGCCGTTCTCACTGCGAAAAGAGATCGAGGAAGACCAGAACACGGCCCTCGCCATCATGATCGGCTCCGTCATCTTGGGGCTCAGCATCATCATCGCCGCAGCCATCGGCGGATAG